In Gossypium raimondii isolate GPD5lz chromosome 12, ASM2569854v1, whole genome shotgun sequence, a single window of DNA contains:
- the LOC105762586 gene encoding uncharacterized protein LOC105762586 isoform X2: MEVEKVKRYLESSATIDGDKLPLRFFQRLIMHGLRVELIETNRVVCSFKVTPRLLNEGNYLHGGAVATFLDMVSSAAIYTAGGTLTGTSVEINISFMDAAYADDLSSGKMRGIGKARGGLYILDPSRQTTMASPTFIAATASVDSSYLWHTRLGHASVSRLNKLFAAHIFSSHKSRIQDGSMLCNRRFELWRSMVRERLFLYPPVLFPLVASGFIKLSIILMVRWNVLKPD; this comes from the exons ATGGAGGTGGAAAAAGTGAAGAGATACTTGGAGAGCTCAGCCACCATCGATGGAGATAAGCTGCCTTTGAGATTTTTCCAACGCCTAATTATGCATGGTCTCCGCGTTGAACTCATCGAAACTAATCGCGTTGTTTGCTCTTTTAAGGTCACCCCTCGTCTGTTG AACGAGGGAAATTACTTGCATGGTGGAGCCGTAGCGACATTTCTAGACATGGTTTCCTCCGCAGCAATATACACTGCTGGAGGTACCTTAACTGGAACTTCAGTTGAGATCAATATTTCTTTCATGGATGCTGCTTATGCTGAT GATCTCTCAAGTGGAAAGATGAGGGGGATTGGTAAGGCACGAGGTGGTCTTTACATCCTAGACCCGTCTCGACAGACCACTATGGCTTCACCTACTTTTATTGCAGCTACTGCTTCTGTTGACTCGTCATATCTTTGGCATACTAGACTTGGTCACGCTTCGGTTTCAAGACTCAATAAG TTATTTGCAGCCCATATTTTTTCTTCACACAAGTCTCGGATCCAAGATGGGTCGATGCTATGTAACAGGAGATTCGAGCTTTGGAGGTCAATGGTACGTGAGAGGTTATTCCTTTACCCACCGGTGTTGTTCCCATTGGTTGCAAGTgggtttataaaattaagtataattCTAATGGTTCGGTGGAACGTTTTAAAGCCCGACTAG
- the LOC105762586 gene encoding uncharacterized protein LOC105762586 isoform X4: MEVEKVKRYLESSATIDGDKLPLRFFQRLIMHGLRVELIETNRVVCSFKVTPRLLNEGNYLHGGAVATFLDMVSSAAIYTAGGTLTGTSVEINISFMDAAYADDLSSGKMRGIGKARGGLYILDPSRQTTMASPTFIAATASVDSSYLWHTRLGHASVSRLNKPIFFLHTSLGSKMGRCYVTGDSSFGGQWYVRGYSFTHRCCSHWLQVGL, encoded by the exons ATGGAGGTGGAAAAAGTGAAGAGATACTTGGAGAGCTCAGCCACCATCGATGGAGATAAGCTGCCTTTGAGATTTTTCCAACGCCTAATTATGCATGGTCTCCGCGTTGAACTCATCGAAACTAATCGCGTTGTTTGCTCTTTTAAGGTCACCCCTCGTCTGTTG AACGAGGGAAATTACTTGCATGGTGGAGCCGTAGCGACATTTCTAGACATGGTTTCCTCCGCAGCAATATACACTGCTGGAGGTACCTTAACTGGAACTTCAGTTGAGATCAATATTTCTTTCATGGATGCTGCTTATGCTGAT GATCTCTCAAGTGGAAAGATGAGGGGGATTGGTAAGGCACGAGGTGGTCTTTACATCCTAGACCCGTCTCGACAGACCACTATGGCTTCACCTACTTTTATTGCAGCTACTGCTTCTGTTGACTCGTCATATCTTTGGCATACTAGACTTGGTCACGCTTCGGTTTCAAGACTCAATAAG CCCATATTTTTTCTTCACACAAGTCTCGGATCCAAGATGGGTCGATGCTATGTAACAGGAGATTCGAGCTTTGGAGGTCAATGGTACGTGAGAGGTTATTCCTTTACCCACCGGTGTTGTTCCCATTGGTTGCAAGTgggtttataa
- the LOC105762586 gene encoding retrovirus-related Pol polyprotein from transposon TNT 1-94 isoform X1: protein MEVEKVKRYLESSATIDGDKLPLRFFQRLIMHGLRVELIETNRVVCSFKVTPRLLNEGNYLHGGAVATFLDMVSSAAIYTAGGTLTGTSVEINISFMDAAYADDLSSGKMRGIGKARGGLYILDPSRQTTMASPTFIAATASVDSSYLWHTRLGHASVSRLNKVPNLSCKVSDVDSIHKCSICLLAKQTRLPFPVHLSRVDVAFSLVHIDLWGPYRVSTHSGHRFFLTIVDDYTRMTWVYLLQNKSDALICLKQFFVLVKNQFSTTIKNVCSDNGYEFFTNKCNEFFNMSGILHQSSCIYTPQQNGVAK from the exons ATGGAGGTGGAAAAAGTGAAGAGATACTTGGAGAGCTCAGCCACCATCGATGGAGATAAGCTGCCTTTGAGATTTTTCCAACGCCTAATTATGCATGGTCTCCGCGTTGAACTCATCGAAACTAATCGCGTTGTTTGCTCTTTTAAGGTCACCCCTCGTCTGTTG AACGAGGGAAATTACTTGCATGGTGGAGCCGTAGCGACATTTCTAGACATGGTTTCCTCCGCAGCAATATACACTGCTGGAGGTACCTTAACTGGAACTTCAGTTGAGATCAATATTTCTTTCATGGATGCTGCTTATGCTGAT GATCTCTCAAGTGGAAAGATGAGGGGGATTGGTAAGGCACGAGGTGGTCTTTACATCCTAGACCCGTCTCGACAGACCACTATGGCTTCACCTACTTTTATTGCAGCTACTGCTTCTGTTGACTCGTCATATCTTTGGCATACTAGACTTGGTCACGCTTCGGTTTCAAGACTCAATAAGGTCCCTAATCTTTCTTGTAAAGTCTCAGATGTTGATAGTATACATAAATGTTCTATTTGTCTACTTGCTAAACAAACTAGGCTCCCATTTCCTGTTCATTTGTCTCGTGTTGATGTGGCTTTTTCTCTTGTTCACATAGACTTGTGGGGACCCTATCGAGTGTCTACTCATAGTGgtcatagattttttttaacaattgtTGATGATTACACAAGGATGACATGGGTTTATTTGTTACAAAATAAAAGTGATGCGCTTATCTGTCTCAAACAGTTTTTTGTCTTGGTTAAAAATCAATTCTCCACTACGATTAAAAATGTTTGCAGTGATAATGGGTATGAATTTTTCACGAATAAATGCAATGAGTTTTTTAATATGTCCGGCATTCTccatcaaagttcatgtatttacACTCCTCAGCAAAATGGAGTTGCGAAATGA
- the LOC105762586 gene encoding retrovirus-related Pol polyprotein from transposon TNT 1-94 isoform X3 — MAQEFISSIVRSLLIFKDLSSGKMRGIGKARGGLYILDPSRQTTMASPTFIAATASVDSSYLWHTRLGHASVSRLNKVPNLSCKVSDVDSIHKCSICLLAKQTRLPFPVHLSRVDVAFSLVHIDLWGPYRVSTHSGHRFFLTIVDDYTRMTWVYLLQNKSDALICLKQFFVLVKNQFSTTIKNVCSDNGYEFFTNKCNEFFNMSGILHQSSCIYTPQQNGVAK, encoded by the exons ATGGCTCAAGAATTTATTTCTAGCATCGTGAGATCACTTCTCATCTTCAAG GATCTCTCAAGTGGAAAGATGAGGGGGATTGGTAAGGCACGAGGTGGTCTTTACATCCTAGACCCGTCTCGACAGACCACTATGGCTTCACCTACTTTTATTGCAGCTACTGCTTCTGTTGACTCGTCATATCTTTGGCATACTAGACTTGGTCACGCTTCGGTTTCAAGACTCAATAAGGTCCCTAATCTTTCTTGTAAAGTCTCAGATGTTGATAGTATACATAAATGTTCTATTTGTCTACTTGCTAAACAAACTAGGCTCCCATTTCCTGTTCATTTGTCTCGTGTTGATGTGGCTTTTTCTCTTGTTCACATAGACTTGTGGGGACCCTATCGAGTGTCTACTCATAGTGgtcatagattttttttaacaattgtTGATGATTACACAAGGATGACATGGGTTTATTTGTTACAAAATAAAAGTGATGCGCTTATCTGTCTCAAACAGTTTTTTGTCTTGGTTAAAAATCAATTCTCCACTACGATTAAAAATGTTTGCAGTGATAATGGGTATGAATTTTTCACGAATAAATGCAATGAGTTTTTTAATATGTCCGGCATTCTccatcaaagttcatgtatttacACTCCTCAGCAAAATGGAGTTGCGAAATGA
- the LOC105762586 gene encoding uncharacterized protein LOC105762586 isoform X6, translating to MEVEKVKRYLESSATIDGDKLPLRFFQRLIMHGLRVELIETNRVVCSFKVTPRLLNEGNYLHGGAVATFLDMVSSAAIYTAGGTLTGTSVEINISFMDAAYADALCWCLTNCLELKTTMFGVGR from the exons ATGGAGGTGGAAAAAGTGAAGAGATACTTGGAGAGCTCAGCCACCATCGATGGAGATAAGCTGCCTTTGAGATTTTTCCAACGCCTAATTATGCATGGTCTCCGCGTTGAACTCATCGAAACTAATCGCGTTGTTTGCTCTTTTAAGGTCACCCCTCGTCTGTTG AACGAGGGAAATTACTTGCATGGTGGAGCCGTAGCGACATTTCTAGACATGGTTTCCTCCGCAGCAATATACACTGCTGGAGGTACCTTAACTGGAACTTCAGTTGAGATCAATATTTCTTTCATGGATGCTGCTTATGCTGAT GCACTTTGTTGGTGTCTCACCAATTGCTTGGAATTGAAAACTACAATGTTTGGAGTCGGACGATGA
- the LOC105762586 gene encoding uncharacterized protein LOC105762586 isoform X5: MEVEKVKRYLESSATIDGDKLPLRFFQRLIMHGLRVELIETNRVVCSFKVTPRLLNEGNYLHGGAVATFLDMVSSAAIYTAGGTLTGTSVEINISFMDAAYADEDIEIEAKALHVGKAVAVLSVEFRKKSTGKIIAQGRHTKYLPLPSKM; the protein is encoded by the exons ATGGAGGTGGAAAAAGTGAAGAGATACTTGGAGAGCTCAGCCACCATCGATGGAGATAAGCTGCCTTTGAGATTTTTCCAACGCCTAATTATGCATGGTCTCCGCGTTGAACTCATCGAAACTAATCGCGTTGTTTGCTCTTTTAAGGTCACCCCTCGTCTGTTG AACGAGGGAAATTACTTGCATGGTGGAGCCGTAGCGACATTTCTAGACATGGTTTCCTCCGCAGCAATATACACTGCTGGAGGTACCTTAACTGGAACTTCAGTTGAGATCAATATTTCTTTCATGGATGCTGCTTATGCTGAT GAGGATATTGAGATAGAAGCAAAGGCTTTACATGTTGGGAAGGCTGTTGCTGTCCTCAGTGTTGAGTTTAGGAAGAAAAGTACTGGTAAAATTATAGCTCAAGGTCGTCATACTAAGTATCTACCTCTACCAAGTAAAATGTAG
- the LOC105762585 gene encoding uncharacterized protein LOC105762585, giving the protein MLNGQNYSGFGWDEHRQLVVAEDAVWNSYLNSHKEAGQFRHRSFPYYDQLTAIYARDRATGKDTQIAADVIEEINVQDIPTTDINEEINEFYDCEVDVSLDDMDVSATEPQPDRNQGGSTSSKKKKKNFDASNHISSSFHDAATLLAENMWAIGKQISRSIASDVVV; this is encoded by the exons atgcttaatggccaaaattatagcggttttggttgggatgagcataggcagctcgttgttgctgaagatgcggtttggaactcttatttaaat agtcataaagaagccggtcaattcagacatcgtagtttcccttactacgaccaACTTACTGCCATctacgcaagagatcgagcgACTGGAAAAGATACTCAAATAGCCGCTGAtgttattgaagaaataaatgttcAGGATATACCTACTACAGATATTAATGAAGAAATAAACGAATTCTATGACTGCGAAGTTGATgtctctttggatgacatggatgtttctgctaCGGAACCGCAACCAGATAGAAACCAAGGGGGTTCCACatcttcaaagaagaaaaaaaagaattttgatgCAAGTAAtcatatttcttcttcatttcatgatgctgccactttattggcgGAAAACATGTGGGCCATTGGCAaacaaatcagtaggagtattgcctccgatgtgGTAGTTTAA